In the genome of Hymenobacter cellulosivorans, one region contains:
- a CDS encoding DUF6252 family protein, whose protein sequence is MPDLRSASTFVLDQPANPQLASSNPAYGSFTFAKPSPEQVLLTGPSATGQLVITRFDSVARVVAGTFEFTAHEASGGATVRVTEGRFDCTF, encoded by the coding sequence GTGCCCGACCTGCGTAGCGCCAGCACCTTTGTGCTTGACCAACCTGCCAATCCTCAACTCGCTAGCTCCAACCCCGCCTACGGTTCTTTCACCTTCGCAAAGCCCTCGCCCGAACAAGTGCTGCTCACTGGCCCCTCGGCCACGGGCCAGTTGGTTATCACCCGGTTCGACTCCGTGGCGCGGGTCGTGGCCGGCACCTTCGAGTTCACGGCCCACGAGGCTTCGGGCGGGGCTACTGTGCGCGTGACCGAGGGCCGGTTTGACTGCACATTTTAG
- the nudK gene encoding GDP-mannose pyrophosphatase NudK, giving the protein MYIPEVKTTSIEVLSDNWFTLRKITFSLRHPDGQWGASQSREAYDRGNGAVILLYNPQKKTVVLTRQFRMPTYLNGNETGLLIEACAGLLDQDDAEACIRRETEEETGYRVHNVQKVFEAYMSPGSVTELVYFFVAEYSEEQRIHGGGGVAEEQENIEVLELPFTQAVRMMQTGEIRDGKTIMLLQYVQINRLLE; this is encoded by the coding sequence ATGTATATCCCCGAAGTTAAGACCACCTCAATTGAAGTTCTCTCCGACAACTGGTTCACGTTGCGTAAGATTACCTTTTCATTGCGGCACCCGGATGGGCAGTGGGGCGCATCCCAAAGCCGCGAGGCCTACGACCGGGGCAATGGGGCCGTGATTCTATTGTACAACCCCCAGAAAAAAACCGTGGTGCTTACCCGGCAGTTTCGCATGCCCACCTACCTGAACGGCAACGAAACCGGCCTGCTTATCGAGGCCTGCGCCGGGCTGCTGGACCAGGACGATGCGGAAGCCTGCATCCGGCGGGAAACCGAGGAAGAAACCGGCTACCGGGTGCACAACGTGCAGAAAGTATTCGAGGCTTATATGTCGCCGGGCTCGGTGACGGAGCTGGTCTATTTCTTCGTGGCCGAGTATTCGGAAGAGCAGCGCATCCACGGCGGGGGTGGCGTGGCCGAGGAGCAGGAGAACATCGAGGTGCTGGAGCTACCCTTCACCCAGGCCGTGCGCATGATGCAGACTGGCGAAATCCGGGACGGTAAAACCATCATGCTGCTACAGTACGTGCAGATTAACCGCCTGCTGGAGTAA
- a CDS encoding sugar MFS transporter gives MAAPVSSSSVSASTATRSYAGPMLLMTTLFFLFGAVTNFNDVLMPYLKDVCQLTDLQSSLVQSAFFGAYFLMSLPAGKVLERIGFKRGIVLGLLVMAAGALLFVPAANSRTFGLFLLALSLLGAGVTLLQVAANPYVSVLGPARTAASRVSIVGVANGLGGTISPLIGGLILFGGSAVLKAQLAAMPLEQRLTQEATLVKPLYLGLALFLAMLAVLFFLVRLPEIESIPAEEEAALTAEAGPTGRRSALDYRHLALGVGAIFMYVGVEVGLGSFLIRYGESQNITQLSGFTQQLVRGLSLATGWAAALFGHSPEPIDTATGFTKAVGAVLVSSYWFGLMVGRIIGIPLLSRFNARKLLVGVCAAGTLFVLASIASSGETALWLVVLCGLCNSIIWPVVFPLAITGLGKFTKQGSSYLIMAIVGGAIIPPLMGWIATNGGGLRVAFVLPALCYAYLLFYSLSGYRVR, from the coding sequence ATGGCTGCTCCCGTCTCTTCCTCCTCCGTTTCTGCCAGCACTGCCACCCGCTCCTACGCCGGGCCCATGCTGCTGATGACGACCCTGTTTTTCCTGTTCGGGGCCGTTACCAACTTCAACGACGTGCTCATGCCCTACCTCAAGGACGTGTGCCAGCTCACCGATTTGCAGTCGTCGTTGGTGCAGTCGGCGTTCTTCGGAGCCTACTTTCTGATGTCATTGCCGGCCGGCAAGGTGCTGGAGCGTATCGGCTTCAAGCGCGGCATTGTGCTGGGCTTATTGGTCATGGCGGCCGGGGCGTTGCTGTTTGTTCCGGCGGCCAATTCGCGCACCTTTGGCTTGTTTCTACTGGCCCTGAGCTTATTAGGTGCGGGCGTCACGCTGCTGCAGGTAGCGGCCAACCCCTACGTGTCGGTGCTGGGCCCGGCCCGCACGGCGGCCAGCCGGGTTAGCATTGTCGGCGTGGCCAACGGGCTGGGCGGCACTATCTCCCCGCTTATCGGCGGCCTGATTCTGTTCGGGGGCTCGGCCGTGCTCAAGGCTCAGCTGGCGGCCATGCCCCTGGAGCAGCGCCTAACCCAGGAAGCCACCCTGGTCAAGCCGCTCTACCTGGGCCTAGCCTTGTTCTTGGCGATGCTGGCCGTGCTGTTTTTCTTGGTGCGCCTGCCCGAAATCGAGAGTATCCCCGCTGAGGAGGAAGCCGCCCTGACTGCCGAAGCCGGCCCCACCGGCCGCCGTTCCGCCCTCGACTACCGCCACCTGGCCCTGGGCGTGGGCGCTATTTTTATGTACGTGGGCGTCGAAGTGGGCCTGGGTTCCTTCCTGATTCGCTACGGGGAAAGCCAGAATATCACCCAGCTCAGCGGCTTTACTCAGCAGCTGGTGCGGGGCCTGAGTCTGGCTACGGGCTGGGCGGCAGCTTTGTTTGGCCACTCCCCCGAACCCATCGACACGGCCACCGGCTTCACTAAGGCCGTGGGTGCCGTGCTGGTCTCGTCTTACTGGTTTGGGCTGATGGTGGGCCGCATTATCGGTATTCCGTTGCTTAGCCGCTTCAATGCCCGCAAGCTGCTGGTGGGCGTGTGCGCGGCCGGCACCCTATTCGTGCTGGCCTCCATTGCCAGTAGCGGCGAAACGGCTCTGTGGCTGGTGGTGCTCTGCGGCTTGTGCAACTCCATTATCTGGCCCGTGGTGTTTCCGCTGGCCATTACCGGCTTGGGCAAGTTCACCAAGCAGGGCTCGTCCTACCTGATTATGGCCATTGTGGGCGGGGCCATCATTCCGCCCCTGATGGGCTGGATTGCCACCAACGGCGGCGGGCTGCGCGTGGCCTTCGTGTTGCCGGCCTTGTGCTATGCCTACCTGCTGTTTTATAGCTTGAGCGGCTACCGGGTACGGTAG
- a CDS encoding helix-turn-helix transcriptional regulator — METFFQFRTAEFTDNAQTILQQQPGFVQAATRWQLADSHINFQDYFLDGLQMSVVRGHLQRPFQIELAVERPWLATLFQLEGQVSSKSCALRPLHIGPGQHNLMADEASANTYTFEGEQYTCFSAHLAPAFFSRLVQGNPEWLAKHEARLVNPTPFVLLPPGMAVTTAQRAIIQQIIECPYSGALKKLFLEARFLDLFIEQQTQPVLRPSGASSRDRDTLHAIRDFLDTHYAEPPSLLELARLFGTNDFKLKKGFRELFGTTVFGYIAERRLTVAWQLLTLTDQPVQEVAESVGFGNPAHFATAFRRKFGLSPSHVRRAPQAFAAGLNLTSSAALLAH, encoded by the coding sequence ATGGAGACATTCTTCCAGTTTCGCACGGCTGAGTTCACCGACAACGCGCAAACTATTCTACAGCAACAACCCGGCTTTGTGCAGGCCGCCACGCGGTGGCAACTAGCCGACAGCCACATAAACTTCCAGGATTATTTTCTGGATGGCTTGCAGATGTCGGTGGTGCGTGGGCACCTGCAGCGGCCCTTCCAGATAGAGCTGGCCGTGGAGCGGCCCTGGCTGGCGACTCTCTTCCAGCTTGAGGGTCAGGTCAGCTCCAAGTCGTGCGCGCTGCGGCCGCTGCACATCGGGCCGGGCCAGCACAACCTGATGGCCGACGAGGCCTCGGCGAACACTTACACCTTTGAGGGAGAGCAGTATACCTGTTTTTCGGCCCACCTCGCCCCCGCCTTCTTTTCCCGGCTGGTGCAGGGTAACCCCGAGTGGTTAGCCAAGCACGAAGCCCGCCTGGTCAACCCCACGCCTTTCGTCTTGCTGCCCCCGGGCATGGCCGTTACTACGGCCCAGCGGGCCATCATCCAGCAAATCATCGAGTGTCCCTACAGCGGGGCTTTGAAAAAGCTGTTTCTGGAGGCCCGCTTCCTGGACTTGTTTATCGAGCAGCAAACCCAGCCTGTGCTGCGGCCCAGTGGCGCTTCCTCGCGCGACCGGGACACGCTGCACGCCATCCGCGACTTTCTCGACACGCACTACGCCGAGCCGCCGAGCCTGCTCGAGCTGGCCCGCCTGTTCGGCACCAACGACTTCAAACTTAAGAAAGGCTTCCGCGAGCTGTTCGGCACCACCGTCTTTGGCTACATTGCCGAGCGACGCCTCACCGTGGCCTGGCAGCTGCTCACCCTCACCGATCAGCCCGTGCAGGAAGTCGCCGAAAGTGTGGGTTTTGGCAACCCGGCTCACTTTGCCACTGCCTTTCGCCGCAAGTTTGGACTGAGCCCCTCCCACGTGCGCCGGGCACCCCAGGCCTTTGCCGCTGGCCTAAACCTTACTTCGTCGGCTGCTCTTCTTGCGCACTAA
- the nrfD gene encoding NrfD/PsrC family molybdoenzyme membrane anchor subunit, translating to MQHVSSLREPLVTGNKTLHDVTQDISRHVEARPNARWMAALAGALVLLGIFFYSVYRTLWYGIGEWGLNKTVGWAWDITNFVWWVGIGHAGTLISAVLLLFRQKWRSSINRAAEAMTIFAVICAAMYPVLHLGRPWLAYWVFPLQNTFGSLWVNFNSPLLWDVFAISTYFTVSLVFWYTGLVPDFATIRDRAKGPIAKVAYSLLSMGWTGSAKHWSRYETVSLILAGVSTPLVLSVHTIVSMDFATSVVPGWHTTIFPPYFVAGAIFSGFAMVLTLMLITRVVFKLEDYITMEHIALMNKIMMITGSIVGVAYITEFFIAWYSQVEFEQYAFINRATGPYWWAYWSMMTCNVITPQLVWIRKVRYSIPLTFVLSIIVNIGMWFERFVIIVTSLHRDYLPSSWVMFSPTIIDIGIYVGTMGLFFTLFLLFAKFFPVVNMAEVKTVLKYTVDNGPTYTGHDPHHLTRSTPAASAPSAATPHH from the coding sequence ATGCAGCACGTATCGTCACTCCGCGAGCCGCTCGTCACCGGCAACAAAACCCTTCACGACGTCACCCAGGATATCAGCCGCCACGTTGAAGCCCGGCCAAACGCCCGCTGGATGGCCGCTTTGGCTGGGGCCCTGGTCTTGCTGGGCATCTTCTTCTACTCCGTGTACCGCACCCTGTGGTATGGTATCGGGGAATGGGGTCTGAACAAAACTGTGGGCTGGGCCTGGGACATCACCAATTTCGTGTGGTGGGTGGGCATCGGCCACGCCGGCACGCTGATTTCGGCCGTGCTTCTGCTGTTCCGCCAGAAGTGGCGCAGCTCTATCAACCGCGCGGCCGAAGCCATGACGATTTTCGCCGTCATCTGCGCCGCTATGTATCCCGTGCTTCACCTGGGCCGTCCGTGGCTCGCTTACTGGGTATTCCCGCTGCAAAACACCTTCGGTTCGCTGTGGGTAAACTTCAATTCGCCCCTGCTCTGGGACGTATTCGCTATTTCGACCTATTTCACCGTCTCGCTCGTGTTCTGGTACACGGGTCTGGTACCTGACTTCGCTACAATCCGCGACCGTGCTAAGGGCCCGATTGCCAAAGTAGCCTACTCGCTGCTGAGCATGGGCTGGACGGGTTCGGCCAAGCACTGGAGCCGCTACGAAACCGTCTCGCTGATCCTGGCCGGGGTGTCGACCCCGCTGGTACTCTCGGTCCACACCATCGTGTCAATGGACTTTGCCACCTCGGTGGTGCCGGGCTGGCACACGACCATCTTCCCGCCCTACTTCGTGGCCGGGGCTATCTTCTCGGGCTTCGCCATGGTACTGACCCTGATGCTCATCACCCGGGTCGTGTTCAAGCTGGAAGATTACATCACGATGGAGCACATCGCCCTGATGAACAAAATCATGATGATCACCGGCTCGATTGTCGGGGTAGCTTACATCACCGAATTCTTCATTGCCTGGTATTCGCAGGTGGAGTTTGAGCAGTACGCTTTCATCAACCGGGCCACGGGTCCGTACTGGTGGGCGTACTGGTCGATGATGACCTGCAACGTGATTACGCCCCAGCTGGTGTGGATCCGCAAAGTGCGCTACAGTATCCCGCTCACGTTCGTGCTGTCGATCATCGTCAACATCGGCATGTGGTTCGAGCGGTTCGTGATTATCGTCACCTCGCTGCACCGTGACTACCTGCCTTCGAGCTGGGTCATGTTCTCGCCCACGATTATCGACATCGGTATTTATGTGGGGACGATGGGCTTATTCTTCACCCTGTTCCTGCTCTTCGCTAAGTTCTTCCCCGTGGTAAACATGGCTGAAGTGAAGACCGTGCTGAAATACACGGTGGACAATGGTCCGACCTACACCGGTCACGACCCGCACCATCTCACACGCTCTACCCCAGCAGCCTCGGCACCATCTGCCGCCACGCCGCACCATTAG
- a CDS encoding THUMP domain-containing class I SAM-dependent RNA methyltransferase: MSENRRDATFFMTATTQFGLEEVLAQELRDLGAKIEKVGQRAIEFTGTKQLLYEANLWCRTAVRILKPFAGFYARDEKALYREVGRIDWQDYIRPDQTFAITAVVNKSSFEHSLYVAQLTKDAIVDQFRNRTGSRPSVDVKNPDIRLHLHMIENDVVLSLDASGDSLHRRGYRQQTNVAPLNEALAAGIILLTGWDGKKPFIDPMCGSGTLLTEAALIAQRIAPGLYHQGKFSFQNWADFDQQLWDSVVMDARSARIEESQAYIAGSDLSREYIELARENVAAADLEDYIRLGVRDVKDAQAPKNEPAGIVVSNPPYGERIGEEAQMEALYKTIGDTLKTGFQGYDAYLFTGNLEAAKRVGLKASRRIPLFNGPIDCRLLKYELYQGTRKVSKPE; the protein is encoded by the coding sequence ATGTCCGAGAACCGCCGCGACGCCACCTTCTTTATGACCGCCACCACCCAGTTTGGCCTGGAAGAAGTGCTGGCCCAGGAGCTGCGGGACCTGGGCGCCAAAATCGAGAAGGTGGGACAGCGGGCTATTGAATTTACCGGCACCAAGCAGCTCCTCTACGAAGCCAACCTCTGGTGCCGCACCGCCGTGCGCATCCTGAAGCCCTTTGCTGGCTTCTACGCCCGCGACGAAAAAGCCCTCTACCGCGAAGTCGGCCGTATCGACTGGCAGGACTACATCCGTCCCGACCAAACCTTTGCCATTACGGCCGTAGTCAACAAGTCCTCCTTCGAGCACTCCTTGTATGTGGCCCAGCTCACCAAGGATGCCATTGTGGATCAGTTTCGCAACCGCACCGGCTCGCGGCCCAGCGTGGACGTCAAGAACCCCGACATCCGGCTGCACCTGCACATGATTGAAAACGACGTGGTGCTCAGCCTCGACGCCTCTGGCGACTCGCTGCACCGCCGCGGCTACCGTCAGCAAACCAACGTGGCTCCGCTCAACGAGGCCCTAGCCGCTGGCATTATCCTGCTTACCGGCTGGGACGGCAAAAAGCCCTTTATTGACCCTATGTGCGGCTCGGGTACCTTGCTAACCGAAGCGGCCCTCATTGCCCAGCGCATTGCGCCCGGCCTCTACCACCAGGGCAAGTTCAGCTTCCAGAATTGGGCCGACTTTGACCAGCAGCTCTGGGATTCGGTGGTGATGGACGCCCGCAGTGCCCGCATTGAGGAGTCCCAGGCCTACATTGCCGGCTCCGATTTGTCGCGCGAGTACATTGAGCTGGCCCGGGAAAACGTGGCCGCCGCCGATTTGGAGGACTATATCCGCCTCGGCGTGCGCGACGTGAAAGACGCCCAGGCGCCCAAGAATGAGCCGGCCGGCATCGTGGTGTCGAACCCGCCGTACGGGGAGCGAATCGGGGAGGAAGCCCAGATGGAAGCCTTGTACAAAACCATCGGCGACACGCTCAAAACCGGCTTCCAGGGTTACGATGCATACTTATTTACCGGCAACCTGGAAGCAGCCAAACGCGTGGGCTTGAAAGCCTCCCGCCGCATTCCCTTGTTTAACGGCCCCATCGACTGCCGCCTGCTCAAGTATGAGCTCTACCAGGGCACGCGTAAAGTATCGAAGCCGGAGTAG